The following are from one region of the Primulina eburnea isolate SZY01 chromosome 17, ASM2296580v1, whole genome shotgun sequence genome:
- the LOC140818482 gene encoding uncharacterized protein — translation MGIRSELHPSTADGKFPKANYTLDKDSRKVLFRWLKEVRFSDGYVSKMARCVDMNKLRMFGMKSHDCHVFMQRLIPVVFKELLPRDVWEALTELSIFFADLTARNVKISDMLRLSEQIPIIMCKLEKIFPPSFFDSMEHLCIHLPYEARIMGPVQFRWMYPFERYLRTLKNTVRNKARVEGSICNAYLVKEAAIFCQHYFSDSTASRRRKTGEARESTYVDTDDSELLSIFRNRGKKIGAAKSRWLSNEEYHAISTYVLHNCNEIKPFVSMYENNVRMTYPDMDDASVEAYIQTNLFQWFRQYATLPDSQIEQPIIKQVAGGPLMKVKTYRGYCINGFNFHTVHDTSFKGTNNSGLQVSGHMSSGNVTEFYGQLEEIVEIEYPGLQMRQVVLFKCRWFHTHPRSGTRVHKKYKIVDVNRKNNLGDYEPFVFPTQASQVVYLTYPTTKRA, via the exons ATGGGTATTAGATCCGAGTTGCATCCATCTACAGCAGACGGAAAATTTCCGAAAGCAAATTACACACTTGACAAGGATTCTCGAAAAGTTCTTTTTAGATGGCTAAAAGAAGTTAGATTCTCTGATGGGTATGTGTCTAAAATGGCGCGTTGCGTAGACATGAACAAGTTGAGGATGTTTGGAATGAAGAGTCATGACTGTCATGTATTCATGCAACGACTAATTCCTGTGGTATTTAAAGAGTTGTTACCACGAGATGTTTGGGAGGCTCTTACCGAGTTAAGTATATTCTTTGCAGACTTAACAGCGCGGAATGTTAAAATAAGTGATATGTTGCGTTTAAGCGAACAAATTCCCATCATAATGTGCAAGTTAGAAAAGATCTTCCCCCCAAGTTTTTTCGACTCGATGGAGCATTTGTGCATACACTTACCATATGAAGCACGCATAATGGGCCCTGTACAATTTAGGTGGATGTATCCCTTTGAAAGATATCTACGTACATTGAAAAACACGGTGCGTAACAAGGCACGAGTAGAGGGTTCCATATGCAATGCATATTTGGTTAAGGAGGCTGCTATATTCTGTCAACATTACTTCAGTGATTCGACGGCTAGCAGAAGGCGAAAAACTGGGGAAGCTCGTGAGAGCACATATGTTGACACTGATGACTCTGAACTTCTTTCAATATTCCGCAATCGTGGAAAGAAGATTGGAGCTGCAAAATCGCGATGGCTATCAAATGAAGAATATCATGCAATTTCGACATATGTTTTGCACAATTGCAATGAAATAAAGCCATTTGTCAG CATGTACGAGAACAACGTACGTATGACATATCCAGATATGGATGACGCTTCAGTCGAGGCGTACATCCAAACCAATTTGTTTCAGTGGTTTCGTCAATAT GCTACCTTGCCGGATTCTCAAATTGAACAGCCAATTATAAAACAGGTTGCAGGAGGTCCTTTGATGAAAGTTAAGACTTACCGAGGTTATTGCATTAATGGATTTAACTTTCATACAGTGCATGACACTTCGTTCAAAGGTACAAACAACTCGGGGCTTCAAGTTAGTGGTCATATGAGTAGTGGAAATGTCACTGAGTTTTATGGGCAACTTGAAGAAATAGTGGAAATTGAATACCCAGGTCTACAAATGAGACAAGTTGTACTTTTCAAGTGTCGCTGGTTTCATACTCATCCTCGGTCGGGCACACGCGTACACAaaaagtacaaaattgttgACGTCAACCGAAAAAATAATCTGGGAGACTACGaaccatttgtgtttcctaCGCAAGCCTCGCAAGTTGTGTATCTGACTTATCCAACAACGAAGAGAGCATAA